The following proteins come from a genomic window of Lycium ferocissimum isolate CSIRO_LF1 chromosome 4, AGI_CSIRO_Lferr_CH_V1, whole genome shotgun sequence:
- the LOC132053991 gene encoding protein NRT1/ PTR FAMILY 5.6-like: MILPKAAQVVNVHEGFSSVLVILFSQISESFCGCFKVILFCEAAFVSGLGMLWYEASHPSVGMLIGAVVLLTVGKAARDVPLKAFLADQLRRLNLEQDQELVKDRARYWWGFCWILGIIMGTMSTGEWEVLSMISCIAMVVGSFWFLLGMPYYVYEEPSPNSPLRCVIMVVKAALLKRHLNYPVSPNELFKNDTKDAELFPHVAVLRWLDKAATLESSPPCPGLMEQQIAGRLFEVAKVRNVKNLLKMLPMWLTFIVYSLVEATGSTFFIEQAEQMDGEIGKRSHFPIVIFVILKGFTSFSISMIYQYLYKNANQRRRPLLNRICFGMLCSVLCCLTAWRIEVYRLSNLELRRIDNRVDTYVDHISVAWLTPQFFFLGLMDGFATSGLQHFFESQVCESMKDYGPELNELPLGIGKFVSAICILIFRSWFSDNLNTSRLDNYYEMLLFPASLNFVICCLVSYWYWNQPNDNKILDDAQELEICIEF, from the exons GGACTGGGGATGCTATGGTATGAGGCCAGCCACCCAAGTGTTGGCATGTTGATTGGGGCAGTGGTGCTGTTAACTGTAGGTAAAGCTGCGCGAGATGTTCCTTTGAAAGCATTTCTTGCTGATCAACTAAGGAGACTAAACCTCGAACAGGATCAAGAACTTGTAAAAGACCGTGCAAGATACTGGTGGGGATTTTGCTGGATTTTAGGTATAATTATGGGCACCATGTCAACTGGTGAGTGGGAAGTGCTCTCAATGATATCTTGCATTGCAATGGTGgtggggtcattttggttcttGTTAGGCATGCCATATTATGTGTACGAGGAGCCATCTCCTAATAGCCCCCTTCGTTGCGTTATAATGGTTGTTAAAGCGGCATTATTGAAGAGACATCTCAATTACCCAGTTTCTCCTAATGAGTTGTTTAAGAATGACACTAAAGACGCAGAGCTTTTTCCTCACGTTGCAGTCCTCAG ATGGTTAGACAAGGCCGCCACTTTGGAGTCGTCGCCGCCTTGTCCAGGATTGATGGAGCAACAAATTGCTGGCAGGCTTTTCGAGGTCGCAAAGGTGAGGAATGTGAAAAACTTGCTAAAAATGCTCCCGATGTGGCTAACCTTTATCGTGTACAGTCTTGTTGAAGCAACAGGGAGCACCTTCTTTATTGAACAAGCTGAACAAATGGATGGCGAAATTGGAAAGAGATCCCATTTCCCAATAGTAATTTTTGTTATCCTCAAGGGCTTCACAAGTTTCAGTATATCCATGATATATCAATATCTCTACAAAAATGCAAACCAACGACGTCGTCCTTTGCTGAACAGAATATGCTTTGGAATGTTATGTTCTGTATTATGTTGTCTTACTGCTTGGAGGATCGAAGTTTACAGGCTTTCTAATCTTGAGTTACGAAGGATTGATAACAGGGTAGATACTTACGTTGACCACATTAGTGTTGCTTGGCTAACTCCTCAGTTCTTCTTTCTTGGCCTTATGGATGGATTTGCTACCAGTGGACTTCAACATTTCTTTGAATCTCAAGTTTGTGAGTCAATGAAGGATTATGGCCCAGAACTCAACGAACTACCCCTTGGTATTGGCAAATTCGTTAGTGCAATCTGCATCCTCATTTTCAGGTCCTGGTTTAGCGACAACTTAAACACAAGTCGTCTAGACAACTATTATGAAATGTTATTATTTCCTGCCTCCCTTAATTTTGTCATCTGCTGTTTGGTCAGTTATTGGTACTGGAATCAGCCCAATGATAACAAAATATTGGACGATGCTCAAGAACTTGAAATTTGTATCGAATTCTAG